A section of the Verrucomicrobiota bacterium genome encodes:
- the cyoE gene encoding protoheme IX farnesyltransferase has translation MKATAQSLETTRPLEKGMGAVFADLFKARLTALVLLTTLVGAYLAFRGPVDYALLFHVLFGTGMLAGGAAALNQLLEKDDDARMRRTESRPLPSGRLTATFVTWAGAGLSVVGVVYLALFVNGTTSLLGALTSISYLFIYTPLKRITTLNTVIGAIPGALPPLMGWTAVRDEITPGGWALFGILFFWQLPHFLAIAWLYREDYARGGFRMLAVEDTDGSRTGRQAVCHTLGLCFISLFPVALGLSGAWYFVGAVGLGGIFLISAIRFAAGMEMKRARQLFFVSILYLPLLLGLMVFDKVK, from the coding sequence ATGAAAGCGACGGCGCAAAGTTTGGAAACAACGCGTCCCTTGGAAAAAGGGATGGGCGCGGTGTTTGCCGACTTATTCAAGGCCCGACTGACCGCCCTGGTCCTCCTGACCACGCTGGTGGGCGCCTATCTCGCGTTCCGGGGGCCCGTCGATTACGCCCTCCTTTTTCATGTGTTGTTCGGCACCGGGATGCTGGCGGGTGGCGCCGCCGCGTTGAACCAGCTTTTGGAGAAAGACGATGATGCCCGCATGCGGCGAACGGAATCGCGTCCGCTCCCATCGGGCCGTCTGACCGCCACCTTTGTCACCTGGGCGGGAGCGGGGCTTTCCGTGGTCGGAGTGGTTTACCTGGCTCTTTTCGTTAATGGGACGACCTCTTTGTTGGGAGCGCTGACTTCGATCTCTTACCTTTTCATTTATACCCCTTTGAAGCGTATCACCACGTTGAACACGGTGATCGGCGCGATTCCGGGCGCCTTGCCCCCGTTGATGGGATGGACGGCGGTGCGGGACGAAATCACGCCGGGTGGCTGGGCGCTTTTTGGCATTTTGTTCTTTTGGCAATTGCCGCATTTTTTGGCCATCGCCTGGCTGTACCGTGAGGATTACGCCCGGGGTGGATTTCGCATGCTGGCGGTGGAGGACACGGACGGATCGAGAACGGGCCGGCAGGCGGTTTGCCACACGCTCGGACTGTGCTTCATCAGTCTGTTTCCGGTGGCGCTGGGGCTCTCTGGCGCCTGGTATTTTGTGGGAGCGGTGGGGCTGGGCGGGATCTTCCTGATCTCGGCCATCCGGTTTGCGGCGGGCATGGAGATGAAGCGGGCTCGTCAGTTGTTTTTTGTTTCCATTTTGTATCTCCCGCTGTTGCTGGGATTGATGGTTTTCGATAAAGTGAAGTGA
- a CDS encoding cytochrome C oxidase subunit I — protein MHPTEKHSHHAEGHAHDHGHQSFWTRYVFSTDHKVIGIQYGVTALAFMFFGFSLMMLMRWQMAKPDEAIPFFGAILEYFLGDAAKDGKMSPDLYNAFGAMHGTIMVFLAVVPLAFAAFGNYVVPLQIGAPDMAFPRVNMASYHCFLLGGIVMFVSFFIPGGAAQAGWTSYSPLATVIPTQGQTYWIIGMVLLITSSLLGAVNFVATIIQLRAPGMTWMRMPFFTWAQFVTAFILLLAFPPLEAAGVMQLMDKVFGTSFFLPTGLMISGKPYDISGGGSPLLWQHLFWFLGHPEVYVLILPAMGIVAEIIANNTRRPLWGYRSLVYSVLAVGFISFIVWAHHMYLTGMGTKISTFFQTTTMIISIPSVIILTCLFISLWGGSIRFNTPMCFSLAFLVMFGIGGLTGLPLGFNFSDIHLHDTYYVIAHFHYVVAPGTIFGLFAGVYYWYPKITGRYMNEFLGKVHFGLSLLFMNVVFMPMFTQGMAGLGRRMVDGGATYGQKANEGVIALPDIYVEMNSWISVGSWMLGLAQIPFIFNFFASLRSGKKVENDNPWDATTLEWATPTPPPHGNFSEPVKVYRGPYDYSVEGASKDFIMQNQKS, from the coding sequence ATGCATCCGACCGAGAAACACTCGCACCATGCCGAAGGGCACGCCCACGACCATGGCCACCAAAGTTTCTGGACACGCTATGTCTTTTCCACCGATCACAAGGTGATTGGCATTCAGTATGGCGTGACGGCCCTCGCCTTCATGTTTTTTGGGTTCAGCCTGATGATGCTCATGCGGTGGCAAATGGCGAAGCCGGACGAGGCGATTCCCTTTTTCGGAGCCATTCTCGAGTATTTTTTGGGAGACGCGGCCAAGGATGGGAAAATGAGTCCCGATCTTTACAATGCCTTTGGCGCCATGCATGGCACCATCATGGTGTTCTTGGCGGTCGTGCCCCTGGCTTTTGCCGCGTTCGGCAATTATGTGGTGCCGCTCCAGATCGGAGCCCCCGACATGGCGTTCCCCCGGGTCAACATGGCGAGTTACCATTGCTTCCTGCTCGGTGGCATCGTGATGTTCGTGAGCTTTTTCATCCCGGGCGGCGCGGCGCAAGCGGGCTGGACCTCCTACTCGCCGCTGGCGACCGTGATCCCGACCCAAGGCCAGACCTATTGGATCATCGGGATGGTGCTGCTGATCACGTCGTCGTTGTTGGGGGCGGTGAATTTCGTCGCGACCATCATTCAGCTGAGAGCGCCGGGAATGACCTGGATGCGCATGCCGTTTTTCACCTGGGCGCAGTTCGTCACCGCGTTCATTCTGCTGCTGGCCTTTCCTCCCCTCGAAGCGGCGGGCGTGATGCAGTTGATGGACAAGGTGTTTGGGACGAGCTTTTTCCTGCCCACGGGCCTGATGATTTCAGGGAAGCCTTATGACATCAGCGGCGGCGGCAGCCCCTTGCTTTGGCAGCACTTATTTTGGTTCCTGGGCCATCCCGAGGTGTACGTTCTGATTTTGCCGGCGATGGGCATTGTGGCCGAGATCATCGCCAACAACACCCGCCGCCCGCTCTGGGGTTACCGTTCCCTCGTCTATTCGGTTCTCGCGGTGGGATTCATCTCCTTCATCGTGTGGGCGCATCACATGTATCTCACCGGGATGGGAACGAAGATCAGCACCTTCTTCCAGACCACGACGATGATCATTTCGATCCCGTCGGTGATCATTTTGACGTGTCTCTTTATCTCCTTATGGGGAGGTTCCATTCGATTCAACACCCCGATGTGCTTCTCGCTGGCTTTTCTGGTCATGTTCGGCATTGGCGGCCTGACCGGTTTGCCCTTGGGATTCAATTTCAGCGATATTCACCTGCACGACACCTATTACGTCATCGCGCACTTCCATTACGTGGTGGCGCCGGGCACGATCTTCGGCCTCTTCGCCGGTGTTTATTACTGGTACCCCAAGATCACGGGGCGTTACATGAACGAGTTTCTGGGCAAGGTTCATTTCGGCCTCTCGCTCTTGTTCATGAACGTCGTGTTCATGCCCATGTTCACTCAAGGGATGGCGGGGCTCGGTCGCCGCATGGTGGACGGCGGGGCGACCTACGGCCAGAAGGCCAACGAGGGAGTGATCGCGTTGCCCGACATTTACGTGGAAATGAACTCCTGGATTTCGGTCGGATCCTGGATGCTGGGGCTGGCGCAGATTCCTTTCATCTTCAATTTCTTTGCGAGCCTGAGATCAGGCAAGAAAGTGGAGAACGACAATCCCTGGGACGCAACGACCCTGGAATGGGCCACGCCGACGCCGCCTCCACATGGCAATTTCAGCGAGCCCGTGAAAGTCTATCGCGGCCCCTATGACTACAGCGTGGAGGGAGCCTCGAAGGATTTCATCATGCAGAACCAGAAGTCCTGA